The segment GAAAAGTTGTGGAAAATGATGTTTTAAAAGGGATTATTGAAGGAGAAGAAGCTTTTAATATTAGGGTGAAATAAGGTTTAGATCTCTCGATCTCTAGATTTTTGGACCTTTAGAGTTGGGCTCTATACGCTGAAACTTTGTTGTTTTGATACTATAAAAAAAAAGAAAAAAAACACGCTATTTAGAATGACTTAATAGCCAATCATAAATATCTTGTCCACCATAAATTCTTCTCCAAGTTTCTACATGATCTGTATCTTCATGTACAGTTAGTCTAACTTTATGATGACCAAATTCTTTTAATTTATTAATTCCGATGTAAAAATATTCTGAAGGCACAGCAGCGTCTTTTCCGCCAGCAATATTCCAAATTGGTAGATTAGCTTCAGCAATTGGTTGCATCAATTCAGGAAATCCGTATCCTACGACGGGATTTATAGCAGCAAACTTATTAGGATGCTTACTGGCTGTATGCCAAGTACCAAACCCACCAAAACTTAAACCAGATAAATACAGGCGTTTTTCATCCGTTTTATACTCTTTTAGAGTCGTGTCTATCATGTTCATTAAATCTTCCTGTACATTATTCCAACCATATTTATTAATGTAATTTATAGTGATTTCTGGTATAGAATCATTCACAACACTATGCATTTTTTTAGTTGTAAATAGAGGTTCAGGTCTTTTAGGAACGCCAACTTCTAGTCGTTTAGGAATAGATGCTGTCGTTCTATTCGTAATATAGTCGATTCCTAATTTATCCATATCAAATAAATGTAGTTGAGGTACAATCATAATAAAAGGCAAATCTCTTTTCTGAACCCAAGCTTCATATAAAGGTCCGTGTATTTGTACATAATCTAATTCACTTTTACCATTTCCACGCTCACCATTACCATGTAGGAATAGTAAAACAGGCCAATTTTTAGTTGATTCTTTATATCCTTTTGGTAGGTATAAAAAATATTCTCGCGCTGTATTGTCTAAAGAACTTGTGTAAGGAACCCGTATTAATTGTTCTTCAGATTTTTTTATATTAATTGTAGCACAAGAAGTTATAATAACTA is part of the Polaribacter sp. SA4-10 genome and harbors:
- a CDS encoding prolyl oligopeptidase family serine peptidase, with the protein product MLVIITSCATINIKKSEEQLIRVPYTSSLDNTAREYFLYLPKGYKESTKNWPVLLFLHGNGERGNGKSELDYVQIHGPLYEAWVQKRDLPFIMIVPQLHLFDMDKLGIDYITNRTTASIPKRLEVGVPKRPEPLFTTKKMHSVVNDSIPEITINYINKYGWNNVQEDLMNMIDTTLKEYKTDEKRLYLSGLSFGGFGTWHTASKHPNKFAAINPVVGYGFPELMQPIAEANLPIWNIAGGKDAAVPSEYFYIGINKLKEFGHHKVRLTVHEDTDHVETWRRIYGGQDIYDWLLSHSK